From Taeniopygia guttata chromosome 29, bTaeGut7.mat, whole genome shotgun sequence, a single genomic window includes:
- the BLOC1S1 gene encoding biogenesis of lysosome-related organelles complex 1 subunit 1, with product MEGHVSLPGHAPVTRRGRGLRVSRAPGRSRGAAAAMLSRLLKEHQARQSERRELQERRRRDAIAAATRLTEALVDHLNMGVAQAYVNQRKLEQEVKTLQAQAAQFARQSGHWIAMVESFNQALKEIGDVENWARSIELDMRTIATALEYVHRGQLQPPCS from the exons ATGGagg gtcACGTGTCCCTCCCCGGTCACGCGCCGGTGACGcgcagggggcggggcctgcgcGTGTCACGTGCCCCGGGGCGGTCACGTGGGGCGGCGGCCGCCATGCTGTCCCGGCTGCTGAAGGAGCACCAGGCCCGCCAGAGCGAGCGGCGCGAGCTGCAGG AGCGGCGCCGCAGGGACGCCATCGCCGCCGCCACCCGCCTGACCGAGGCCCTGGTGGATCACCTGAACATGGG ggtggcgCAGGCCTACGTGAACCAGCGcaagctggagcaggaggtgaAGACGCTGCAGGCGCAGGCAGCGCAGTTCGCCCGCCAGAGCGGCCACTGGATCGCCATGGTGGAGAGCTTCAACCAGGCCCTCAAG GAGATCGGCGACGTGGAGAACTGGGCCAGGAGCATCGAGCTGGACATGAGGACCATAGCCACCGCCCTCGAGTACGTCCACagggggcagctgcagcccccctgctcctga